GATTTATTGGCGGGGTATCTTGCCGGTAACGCTAATAAAACAATGATAGCCGACATAAAAAACGCCAACGGTGCGGATAATTATTTGATTGACAAGTTATTTGGGCTTGGTCATATTGATTTGTACGGTTACAGCGCCTGGAATACTACAGGCAATACTTTAGGCAGTTTGATTGCGATGGGTATTGTAAGATTTTTGGCAGAAAAGATTGATTTATTTGACAGAGAAAAATTTGACGAAATGATGATAACAAGATTTCTTGATGATTGGGCATATCAGGCAAATGTCAGGGCGATTATAAGACAAGAAAACAACCCTGATGCCGTGGACGGGGAAATGCTGCCTTTTGAGCAACGGCTTGCTTCATTTTTAAATTTTAATAAAAAAGTTTCTTACTCTTTTCCATGGAACAGGATTTTTGAGATTGAAGTCGTATTAGATTAGTAGTACAATTTCTAAAAGTTTGCTTTTGTTATAAAATAAAATATGTACATTATACGGGAATAAAATGTTAAAAGATATTTTTATAACAGCGTTCCAACTATCTAAAAAATATATGAACTTAATGCAGCCGTTTTTGTTATTTTTAATCATTTTGCTGCTTTTTATGGGCAATGTTGCTGCTGCAAAATCAGGCATAGTAAACAATATTATTTTGATGATATTGTTTTTCTTTTTGGTTGTTGTATTTATGGCAGGGTGGTCAAATGCTTTTAAAGCCGCCATAGAATATGACAAAATCAACGAGCTTAAAACACCTGAAGAAAGAGAATATATCCCGCCTTTGTTTCTGGGTGATTTTGCGGAAGGAGTCGGGAAATATTTTTTTAAATTTGCCGGGGCCGGAGTATTCTATATGATTTTAGCTCTGATATTTGCGCTAGGTATGTATTATATTGCGACTAATATGATAGGTATCCCCGAAGCTTTTTCAAAAGTAAATTTATCTCAGATAACGCATTCTGAAGCTGCATTTAAAACTTTTTTCTTCAGCCTTAGCGATGCAGACAGGCTCAGATTGGCGAAGATAAATTTATTAGGGTTTATAGCAGCAGGGCTGTTTTCTTATTTAACTATGCTTATTCCGGTATCACTCGTAATGGGCAGGAAGAATTTTTTTGCGGATATACTCACAAGTATTAAATTACTGTTTAAAAAATTCTTTGTTTCTTTGAATTTATTTTTGTTCTTCAACATCTTGCTTTTTTCCGCTTCCGTGATTAACGCAGCAGGCGCTAATAATGTAATTTTGTCTATTATAGGCTTGTTGTTATTTTGTTTTATTAATTTGTATTATTTTATGACATTATTTATATATTATGAAAAAGCAAGATAATATTATAGCAATAACAGGACCTACCGCATCAGGCAAGACAGACCTCGCTGCCAGGCTGGCACAGGATTTTGATACGGAGATTATATCCGCTGATTCGCGTTTGGTTTTTCGGGAATTTAATATAGGAGTTGCAAAGCCCTCACAAGAAGAACTTGCTTTAGTTAAGCATCATCTTGTGGATGTTGTTTCACCTCTTGAGGATTTTAGCGTAAGTGATTTTAAAAATTTGGCAAATAAAGTTATTGAAAAATTGTTTGAGCAAAATAAAACCCCTATTGTAGCAGGCGGTACAGGATTTTATATAAAAAGCCTGCTTGAAGGACTTGATATACCAAAAGTCCCTGCAGACGAAGGTTTCAGAGCAGAGATGAGAACTTTGGCAAAAGATCACGGCAATGAATATCTATACAGAATACTTATTGAAAAAGACCCCGCTATGGCACAGAAACTCCATTATAACGATATTTTTAGGGTTATCAGGGCATTAGAAGTTATAAAATCGTTAAACATTCCCATGAGCGAAGCCCAAAAACTTAACAAACCTGACTTTAACGTGATTTACATAGGGCTTGATGCAAAAGACAGAGCGTTCTTATACGACAGGGTCAATAAAAGGGTTGACTTAATGGTAGAGCAGGGGCTGTTTGAAGAAGTTGAATTTTTGGTAAAAAAATACGGCGAAACTGTTTCTTTATTAAAAACTTTGGGGTATAAAGAAGTTATAGACTATTTTAATAACCGTTTGACTAAAGAAGAGGCTGTAGAGCTAATCAAAAAAAACACCAGAAATTTTGCGAAGAGGCAGCTTACCTGGTTTAGGACAAACAAAAATATTAACTGGTTTTATATTGATGAAAATGATAATAAAAATTTGACGCAGAAGGTAAGAGAAAAATGTTTAAGTATGATGTAATAGTAGTAGGCGGCGGGCATGCAGGATGTGAAGC
The genomic region above belongs to Candidatus Gastranaerophilales bacterium and contains:
- the miaA gene encoding tRNA (adenosine(37)-N6)-dimethylallyltransferase MiaA, translating into MKKQDNIIAITGPTASGKTDLAARLAQDFDTEIISADSRLVFREFNIGVAKPSQEELALVKHHLVDVVSPLEDFSVSDFKNLANKVIEKLFEQNKTPIVAGGTGFYIKSLLEGLDIPKVPADEGFRAEMRTLAKDHGNEYLYRILIEKDPAMAQKLHYNDIFRVIRALEVIKSLNIPMSEAQKLNKPDFNVIYIGLDAKDRAFLYDRVNKRVDLMVEQGLFEEVEFLVKKYGETVSLLKTLGYKEVIDYFNNRLTKEEAVELIKKNTRNFAKRQLTWFRTNKNINWFYIDENDNKNLTQKVREKCLSMM